In Rutidosis leptorrhynchoides isolate AG116_Rl617_1_P2 chromosome 2, CSIRO_AGI_Rlap_v1, whole genome shotgun sequence, one genomic interval encodes:
- the LOC139889876 gene encoding uncharacterized protein, with the protein MDAAVIFNNLRELHPDIDNPRVRVQVFAVSRKMNYRNPNTLGNLEAILIDQQGDKMIACVEISLIALFENMLVEGRFLQIDGFSLVPYQDHYKLINTMWKIRFVHHTQLLPYLGFQLPNDGFHPVNYNDINNSVLHPRIAFDVVGRLVELWHLRVNHVYGHILHSITFTLEDLEGARIRGTIWSTLAVQLHEYATNHANDGVPLVCLLNNVFIKQFQGHTFISNNPWGSRLFINAAIDSIEDYRRAFEGINGEGILEGHNEGNNPAFIFVD; encoded by the exons ATGGACGCTGCTGTCATCTTCAATAACTTGAGAGAGCTACATCCTGACATAGATAATCCTAGGGTTCGAGTTCAGGTTTTTGCAGTCTCGCGAAAAATGAACTACAGGAATCCTAACACTTTAGGAAACTTGGAAGCTATTTTGATTGATCAACAG GGAGACAAAATGATTGCATGCGTTGAAATTAGCCTAATAGCATTGTTCGAAAATATGTTAGTTGAAGGTCGATTTTTGCAAATTGATGGTTTTAGCTTGGTTCCTTACCAAGATCATTATAAGCTTATTAATACGATGTGGAAAATCCGCTTTGTGCATCATACACAACTACTTCCATATCTTGGATTTCAGCTACCTAATGACGGTTTCCATCCAGTTAATTACAATGACATCAACAACTCAGTTCTACATCCAAGAATTGCTTTTG ATGTCGTCGGACGTTTGGTTGAACTATGGCATCTGCGCGTCAATCATGTTTATGGACATATTCTGCATTCCATTACCTTTACACTAGAAGATTTAGA GGGAGCTAGGATAAGAGGAACAATCTGGTCTACTCTAGCAGTTCAATTACACGAGTATGCTACAAACCATGCCAATGATGGTGTTCCATTAGTATGTTTGCTAAATAATGTCTTCATCAAACAATTTCAAG GTCAtacttttatttccaacaaccctTGGGGTTCGCGCCTATTCATAAATGCTGCTATCGATTCTATTGAGGACTACAGACGAGC TTTTGAAGGTATAAATGGAGAAGGTATTTTGGAAGGCCATAATGAAGGAAACAATCCAGCATTTATTTTTGTTGATTGA